The following coding sequences lie in one Fusarium poae strain DAOMC 252244 chromosome 1, whole genome shotgun sequence genomic window:
- a CDS encoding hypothetical protein (BUSCO:1066at5125), giving the protein MTQYRRDENVSPMDLTPRTVSPSSSKFQLAPAPTSRANPDILVPPIDVKASGSPDALDSTTETHQSSNILKHGQYSAPSSAIPKSTPASTKSLKDHGVNDRDFGLVTDPEGQDHAQGLSRPSIQLTGADGLDTPPTFTRGNSWEEPDTPGKSRGASLMSKLKALTNNSGLPTPKSPTVAGPSSQGIQSNLNSPTRPNRGIPGTLTEEDTDADADAEETADEGSPEDGKQKKKKQKRMMRRTKKTNASTPGTPRRFAADTDVLDTFDQLVKRRASMPDAAHEYGVSEGEGRDRLGMSFRRGNSWMTSAMRPPGEEADEVESPGAVGRRSGHVRRITVFGGGGVSDGDAMTPRRPFFTSERASTFGAQKWKQVKNTLKLLRQKKEDRFDYYKSAELMAELRAGAPAVLMLASMIQRDEHGNKRIPVLLEQLKLRIKDSSPMEDDDKDRHWLFTIELEYGSGPSRMSWTISRTLRDIYNLHLRYKFAINNEKYMPGRMDLGGRPKQPKFPYSAFPYLRGARKKGEESDDEDQASIRGDETAGEGTAAEAAGNGVFSDPETLNGIPRRKSRNFLGMGPRRRSTGITDPGEMSNTEGPGMPVMDMATRRQRYVEKQRRILEKYLSEMIRWLMFRADSNRLCRFLELSALGVRLAAEGSYHGKECYLHIQPSKGLDFRRALTPAKVVSRRSRKWFLVRQSYIVCVESPENMNIFDVYLVDSKFSISSKRSKVKAIDSNEKKAEIDLTVEAPPDKHHTMTLRSSERKIRLFSRNQSVMKQFEDSINQMLKQTPWYQEKRFDSFAPVRTNVFAQWLVDGRDYMWNVSRAINMARDVIYIHDWWLSPELYMRRPAAISQKWRLDRLLQKKAREGVKVFVIVYRNVEAAIPIDSEYTKFSLLNLHPNIFVQRSPNQFKKNQFFFAHHEKICIVDHDVAFVGGIDLCFGRWDCPQHPIVDDKPTGFEMSETPKDAEHCQLFPGKDYSNPRVQDFFRLNEPYEEMYDRTKVPRMPWHDVAMQVVGQPARDLTRHFVQRWNYLRRGRKPTRPLPFLLPPPDANIDELKELGLTGTCEVQILRSASTWSLGIEQTEHSIQNAYIKMIEESDHFVYMENQFFITSTEAYNTRIVNRIGDALVERIIRAHENDEDWRCAIVIPLMPGFQNTVDEQEGTSVRLILMCQYASICRGEQSIFGRLRAADIEPEDYISFYSLRQWGIMSNDVLVTEQLYIHAKTIIVDDRVALIGSANINERSMLGSRDSECAAIVRDTDMINSTMAGKPYKVGRFAHTLRLRLMREHLGLDVDEILEEERQEELDRQDFEKEMEEIYEEEDNGPSDPSRLSTKRPEPPRIPSINHDLDAAVEIEESSSSNSNSSHGSNAETEGITVNGPESKVKHELDVTGYGPDRWKSAEKSGLDAGRDSVIINGREVLVNNISNEGKGTLQSPAEAQPHVPQPDNRYLDPGNHNDCLPPMPALNRRTTDQLGLPRPAQLPSLPISDDTDIGGPPLHIDPETGKPVNGVFHPMAADIQLAHIDKNCMIDPVNPNFFDEIWNRAAQNNTKLYRRVFRCMPDSEVSTWAEYNAYTTYGDKFRKSMEPGQSRGEDSEFPPSSRHRNSTAGGAGVSAPGPEVMAKAAETEAEKALGKMTEKMPLGGHHEEDRIKIVIPDEGHDGLNEKKTMKDGEALSSRPNTGLDTESAVDAQHHVEASSPVYSPGDTPFPAFDGGNNGRFLEPQAGTKDRERRTTFSTLEKPSSRDTNAPPPGQFGSVKRRRRATTKNSRRGFSIDDMPNRGQAEELLNMVQGNIVQFPYDWLLTEEQNGNWGYQVDGVAPLAIYN; this is encoded by the exons ATGACACAATACCGACGAGACGAGAACGTCTCTCCTATGGACCTCACTCCTCGAACGGTCTCCCCGTCGAGCTCCAAGTTTCAACTCGCACCTGCCCCCACGTCCAGAGCAAACCCCGATATCCTCGTGCCTCCTATAGACGTCAAAGCCTCAGGTTCACCGGATGCCCTTGATTCTACCACAGAAACACATCAATCATCAAACATATTGAAACATGGCCAATATTCGGCACCTTCGTCGGCTATACCCAAGTCTACCCCAGCCTCAACCAAGTCGCTCAAAGACCATGGCGTAAACGATCGGGATTTTGGCCTGGTAACTGATCCTGAAGGACAAGATCATGCCCAGGGACTTTCCAGACCAAGCATACAGCTTACTGGAGCTGACGGTCTCGACACCCCCCCTACATTTACCAGAGGTAACTCGTGGGAAGAACCAGACACTCCTGGCAAATCTCGCGGGGCTTCTTTGATGTCCAAACTCAAGGCACTTACCAACAACAGTGGCTTACCGACTCCAAAATCACCGACCGTTGCCGGTCCCTCTAGTCAAGGTATTCAATCGAATCTCAATTCTCCCACACGGCCGAACCGAGGTATTCCAGGGACTTTGACAGAGGAAGACACGGACGCTGACGCTGACGCGGAGGAGACTGCGGATGAAGGTAGCCCCGAGGACGGGAagcagaaaaagaagaagcagaagaggatgatgcgTCGCACGAAGAAAACAAACGCTTCGACCCCAGGGACTCCACGGCGATTTGCAGCCGATACAGATGTACTGGATACCTTTGACCAATTGGTAAAGCGACGTGCAAGCATGCCTGATGCAGCCCACGAATATGGCGTCTCAGAAGGCGAAGGTCGAGATCGCTTAGGAATGTCATTCCGCCGGGGGAACTCCTGGATGACATCCGCCATGCGGCCTCCTGGAGAGGAGGCCGATGAGGTCGAAAGCCCTGGCGCTGTTGGGCGGCGATCAGGTCATGTTCGTCGAATCACTGTatttggcggcggcggcgttTCTGACGGTGATGCCATGACCCCCCGACGTCCCTTCTTCACATCCGAGCGAGCGTCCACCTTTGGCGCTCAAAAATGGAAGCAGGTCAAAAACACACTCAAATTACTGAggcagaagaaggaagaccGTTTCGACTACTACAAGTCAGCTGAGTTAATGGCTGAGCTGCGAGCCGGTGCTCCCGCTGTACTTATGCTCGCCAGCATGATCCAGAGGGACGAACATGGGAACAAGAGAATCCCGGTTCTACTTGAACAGCTCAAGCTTCGCATTAAGGACAGTTCTCCCATGGAGGATGACGACAAAGACCGCCATTGGCTATTTACCATTGAACTCGAATACGGAAGTGGACCTAGCAGAATGAGCTGGACCATCAGCCGAACACTTAGGGATATCTACAACCTGCATTTACGGTACAAGTTCGCTATCAACAACGAAAAATACATGCCTGGACGTATGGATTTGGGCGGTCGACCGAAACAGCCAAAGTTTCCCTACTCGGCCTTTCCTTATCTTCGTGGTGCCCGGAAGAAGGGCGAGGAGAGCGACGATGAAGATCAAGCCAGTATTCGCGGAGATGAAACTGCTGGCGAAGGCACTGCTGCTGAGGCGGCAGGAAATGGTGTCTTCAGCGACCCCGAAACACTCAATGGCATTCCGCGAAGAAAGTCGCGTAATTTCTTAGGCATGGGTCCAAGACGTAGATCAACAGGCATCACCGATCCTGGTGAAATGTCCAATACCGAGGGCCCAGGTATGCCTGTTATGGACATGGCAACGAGGAGACAGCGTTATGTTGAGAAACAGCGACGTATTTTGGAGAAGTATCTCTCTGAGATGATAAGATGGCTCATGTTCAGGGCTGACAGCAACCGACTTTGCCGCTTCCTTGAACTCTCCGCCCTTGGCGTTCGACTTGCTGCCGAGGGCAGCTATCATGGAAAGGAGTGTTATCTTCATATTCAACCCTCAAAGGGCCTTGACTTTCGCCGTGCACTGACACCAGCCAAGGTTGTTTCTCGACGCAGTCGAAAATGGTTTCTCGTCAGACAAAGCTACATTGTGTGTGTTGAATCTCCTGAGAATATGAACATTTTCGATGTGTATCTGGTCGACTCCAAGTTCAGCATTTCTTCGAAAAGAAGCAAAGTCAAGGCAATTGATTCTAatgagaagaaggccgaAATCGACTTAACTGTGGAGGCGCCCCCTGATAAGCATCACACCATGACTTTGCGTTCGTCCGAGCGCAAGATCCGCCTCTTCTCTCGCAACCAGTCCGTCATGAAGCAGTTTGAGGATTCGATCAATCAGATGCTTAAGCAGACACCTTGGTATCAGGAAAAGCGTTTTGATAGCTTCGCTCCGGTGCGGACTAACGTGTTTGCTCAATGGCTCGTCGACGGTCGCGACTACATGTGGAATGTCTCCAGAGCTATCAACATGGCTCGCGATGTCATCTATATCCATGATTGGTGGCTGAGCCCTGAATTGTACATGCGAAGACCGGCAGCCATTAGCCAAAAGTGGCGCCTGGATCGACTTCTACAGAAGAAGGCCAGAGAAGGTGTCAAGGTCTTTGTTATTGTTTACCGAAACGTCGAAGCCGCCATTCCAATCGATTCGGAGTACACCAAGTTCTCCTTGTTGAACCTCCACCCCAACATCTTCGTTCAAAGATCTCCTAACCAGTTCAAAAAGAACCAATTCTTCTTTGCTCACCATGAAAAGATCTGTATCGTGGATCATGATGTAGCCTTTGTAGGAGGCATTGATCTTTGCTTTGGACGTTGGGACTGCCCCCAGCACCCAATCGTTGACGATAAGCCAACTGGATTTGAGATGTCTGAGACGCCCAAGGATGCAGAGCACTGCCAACTGTTCCCCGGTAAAGACTACTCGAATCCTCGTGTACAGGACTTTTTCAGGCTCAATGAGCCATATGAAGAGATGTACGATCGAACCAAGGTACCTCGAATGCCTTGGCATGATGTAGCCATGCAAGTCGTTGGCCAGCCTGCAAGAGATTTGACACGCCACTTTGTTCAGCGTTGGAACTATTTGCGCCGAGGACGCAAGCCCACGCGacctttgccttttctgCTTCCCCCCCCGGATGCGAACATAGACGAACTGAAAGAGCTTGGGCTTACCGGAACATGCGAAGTCCAGATCTTACGATCCGCCTCCACATGGTCCCTGGGCATCGAACAGACCGAACACAGTATCCAGAACGCATATATTAAGATGATTGAGGAGTCAGATCACTTCGTCTATATGGAGAACCAATTCTTCATTACAAGCACTGAAGCTTACAACACCCGAATAGTGAACCGTATCGGAGACGCTCTAGTTGAACGTATCATCCGTGCCCACGAGAACGATGAAGACTGGCGTTGTGCCATTGTTATCCCTCTAATGCCTGGCTTCCAAAACACAGTCGATGAACAGGAGGGGACGAGCGTTCGTCTGATCCTCATGTGTCAATACGCAAGTATCTGCAGAGGCGAGCAGTCCATCTTTGGCCGACTTAGAGCCGCTGATATTGAACCAGAGGATTACATCAGTTTCTACTCGCTTCGCCAGTGGGGAATTATGAGCAACGATGTCCTTGTCACCGAGCAACTCTACATTCATGCCAAAACAATCATTGTCGATGATCGTGTGGCTCTTATCGGCTCTGCCAATATTAATGAGCGATCAATGCTGGGCAGTCGCGATTCTGAGTGTGCCGCGATTGTTCGGGACACTGACATGATCAACTCGACCATGGCCGGAAAACCCTACAAGGTTGGCCGTTTCGCCCATACGCTGCGTCTCCGACTAATGCGAGAGCACTTGGGTCTGGATGTTGATGAAATCCTGGAGGAAGAACGCCAGGAAGAGCTTGATCGCCAAGATTTCGAaaaagagatggaagagatctacgaagaagaggacaaCGGCCCCTCTGACCCCTCAAGACTATCTACCAAGCGCCCTGAACCCCCGCGCATTCCCAGCATTAACCACGACCTCGATGCTGCCGTTGAAATTGAAGAGAGCAGCAgtagcaacagcaacagcagccacGGTAGCAATGCCGAAACGGAAGGCATAACCGTAAATGGACCGGAGAGCAAAGTGAAGCATGAGTTGGATGTGACTGGCTATGGTCCTGATCGTTGGAAGAGTGCTGAGAAGTCCGGCCTCGATGCTGGCCGTGACTCTGTTATCATCAATGGTAGGGAAGTCctcgtcaacaacatcagcaacGAAGGCAAGGGGACGCTGCAGTCACCTGCGGAAGCCCAACCGCATGTCCCTCAGCCCGATAACAGGTATCTCGACCCTGGAAACCACAATGACTGTCTCCCACCCATGCCTGCCTTGAACCGCCGTACCACAGATCAACTTGGCCTCCCTCGTCCTGCGCAGCTGCCGTCTTTACCAATTAGTGACGATACTGATATCGGTGGCCCTCCGTTGCACATCGACCCCGAGACGGGAAAGCCGGTCAATGGTGTATTCCATCCTATGGCCGCAGATATTCAATTGGCGCACATCGACAAAAACTGCATGATAGATCCGGTGAATCCCAACTTCTTTGATGAGATCTGGAATCGTGCTGCCCAAAATAATACCAAGCTTTATCGCCGGGTGTTCCGTTGCATGCCTGATTCGGAGGTCAGTACTTGGGCTGAGTATAATGCGTATACAACATATGGAGATAAGTTCCGTAAGAGCATGGAACCAGGTCAGTCCAGAGGTGAAGACTCCGAGTTTCCTCCCTCCTCAAGGCACCGCAACTCCACAGCGGGCGGGGCAGGTGTCAGCGCGCCAGGGCCAGAGGTGATGGCCAAGGCCGCTGAGACAGAGGCGGAGAAGGCGTTGGGAAAGATGACCGAGAAAATGCCTCTGGGCGGACACCATGAAGAGGATAGGATCAAGATTGTTATTCCTGATGAGGGCCATGATGGTCTCaacgagaagaagacaatgaAAGATGGCGAAGCCCTCTCATCACGACCTAATACTGGACTAGATACCGAGAGTGCTGTTGATGCCCAGCATCACGTTGAGGCGTCGTCTCCTGTATATTCACCTGGAGACACCCCCTTCCCAGCTTTTGATGGAGGTAACAATGGGAGGTTCCTAGAGCCTCAAGCAGGCACCAAGGATCGAGAGAGGCGAACTACTTTCTCCACCCTGGAAAAGCCCTCTTCAAGGGACACCAACGCTCCTCCACCCGGGCAATTCGGTTCAGTGAAGCGCAGGCGCCGCGCAACCACTAAGAACAGTCGACGCGGTTTCAGTATAGACGACATGCCAAACCGAGGACAGGCCGAGGAGCTTCTCAACATGGTACAGGGAAACATTGTCCAATTCCCTTACGACTGGCTCCTCACTGAGGAGCAGAATGGAAATTGGGGCTACCAAGTAGATGGCGTTGCACCCCTGGCTATCTA caattaa
- a CDS encoding hypothetical protein (BUSCO:46443at5125), with protein MGNEETVSGLFDNHNHGFVPYIRTIASTTNAQTVVSNESSKTPKNLKPLTQEQRDFLDSALRVNQAGELAAVLIYAAQSPILVRSKPHLRKLMAHMYDQEDGHFKTFNSLIHKHRIRPTAMYPLWSVMATGLGWSTAMMGYEAAMACTEAVETEIGGHYNEQIRTLLEMVTQWEGEGYEVGEELSNLVKTLRVIRDEELEHLDHAVEHDAQKAEPHWLLTGVIRAGCRGAIWVSERV; from the exons ATGGGCAACGAAGAAACAGTTTCAGGACTTTTTGACAATCACAACCATGGCTTTGT GCCATACATTCGTACTATTGCGTCGACAACAAATGCTCAAACTGTTGTATCAAACGAGTCCTCCAAGACTCCTAAAAATCTTAAACCACTCACACAAGAGCAACGTGACTTTCTCGACTCTGCT CTTCGTGTCAACCAGGCTGGCGAGCTTGCTGCCGTTCTCATCTATGCCGCTCAGTCACCCATTCTTGTCCGCTCAAAGCCACACCTCCGCAAGCTCATGGCGCATATGTACGACCAGGAAGACGGTCACTTCAAAACGTTCAACAGTCTTATCCATAAACACCGTATCCGGCCTACTGCCATGTACCCCCTGTGGTCCGTCATGGCTACTGGTCTAGGTTGGTCAACCGCTATGATGGGCTATGAAGCTGCCATGGCTTGCACGGAGGCTGTTGAAACCGAGATTGGTGGTCATTACAACGAACAGATCCGAACTCTTTTGGAGATGGTTACGCAATGGGAGGGTGAAGGTTATGAAGTTGGCGAGGAACTGTCGAACCTTGTCAAAACCCTCCGAGTGATTCGAGACGAGGAACTGGAGCATCTAGATCACGCTGTTGAGCATGATGCACAAAAGGCCGAGCCACATTGGCTCCTTACTGGCGTCATCCGGGCTGGCTGTCGGGGTGCTATCTGGGTCAGTGAAAGAGTGTAG
- a CDS encoding hypothetical protein (BUSCO:33799at5125), with protein sequence MSDVEDDLLDLAGRSSDDEGSDNGSRRGSASPPPVKRSGSKRETGSKARRGGADDSEEEGEASSAPGTPNSLESAPMDESDSDAEPSRGRAAAADDDDENYPVDGRYRSQKEKAEIMALPELEREQIIADRMTEIERQRQNRLLRQMVSNMENEERKQVKKKRSAGTADLEDGDRKASRPRTETKRETAMDSLRQAKAEKARRREDLEKRKDNYSSRRGDSGAEDSDDDYNRGRSPTPDVDEVRDQPPAELRDYDRVRLGRNEFAQVCFHPGFEQGIIGCYIRIALGPHPETGIEQYRMAVIKGFSTSRPYAIQGPQGVLVTDQYVKAAHGKAIKEFPFIAASSGKFTDSELNRYKVTCHNEGVTLPTKAYLTDKVDDINRLINHSWTSEEIKTRLARISDLKRRFDPAERERLAKLIDEARQRGDDDRAEELQEELDNLGSQRLAFRTSLGSSKHSDEPKAQSEQDRLAERNRENRRLNAEAVRKAQLKEKAKSKEIEAALKRGETYQGDMSRRLRTKAKFVHDANEKVEQKSAANGSGASTPGNNTSKPTAKSQLLPHLVKLQEEKHKEKGIPTIHKPLMDDDVIGSLDLDIDVEI encoded by the exons ATGTCTGACGTTGAAGATGACCTTCTCGATCTTGCGGGTAGATCCTCAGACGATGAGGGTTCCGACAACGGAAGCAGAAGGGGATCAGCGTCGCCGCCGCCAGTAAAGAGAAGTGGCTCTAAGAGGGAAACAGGAAGCAAGGCGCGTCGAGGAGGTGCTGATGATtctgaagaggaaggcgagGC GTCCTCTGCTCCCGGAACGCCAAACTCGCTCGAGTCCGCTCCTATGGATGAATCCGATTCTGACGCTGAGCCATCAAGAGGACGAGCTGCCGCTgcggacgacgacgatgagaacTATCCAGTCGACGGTCGATACAGGAGTCAGAAGGAGAAGGCAGAGATTATGGCCCTACCAGAACTTGAGCGTGAGCAGATCATTGCTGATCGAATGACTGAGATCGAGCGCCAGCGCCAGAACCGTCTACTTCGTCAAATGGTTAGCAACATGGAGAATGAAGAGCGCAAGCAAGTTAAGAAGAAGCGGAGCGCTGGAACTGCCGATTTGGAAGATGGCGATCGAAAGGCTTCACGACCGCGCACGGAGACAAAGAGGGAAACTGCAATGGATTCGCTGCGTCAAGCCAAGGCGGAAAAGGCACGCCGACGAGAAGATCTTGAGAAACGGAAGGACAATTACTCATCACGCCGAGGTGATTCCGGAGCCGAAGACAGTGATGACGACTATAACCGCGGACGTTCACCTACCCCTGACGTTGACGAGGTACGCGATCAGCCGCCGGCTGAGCTGCGTGACTATGATCGTGTTCGACTGGGACGAAATGAGTTTGCCCAAGTCTGCTTCCACCCTGGGTTCGAGCAAGGCATCATCGGATGCTATATTCGCATCGCTCTAGGACCGCACCCTGAGACGGGCATAGAACAGTACCGCATGGCTGTGATCAAAG GCTTCTCGACCAGCCGACCTTATGCCATTCAAGGACCCCAAGGTGTGCTGGTTACTGATCAGTACGTAAAGGCGGCGCATGGCAAGGCAATCAAAGAATTTCCTTTCATTGCCGCCTCGAGTGGAAAGTTCACAGAT AGTGAACTCAACCGGTACAAGGTCACATGCCATAACGAGGGCGTGACGCTTCCAACCAAGGCTTATTTGACTGATAAAGTCGACGACATTAACAGATTGATTAACCACTCGTGGACTTCCGAGGAGATCAAAACCCGGCTGGCTCGAATTAGTGATTTGAAACGTCGGTTTGACCCAGCCGAGCGAGAGCGTCTTGCCAAACTGATTGACGAAGCAAGACAACGTGGTGACGACGACAGAGCCGAAGAGTTACAGGAGGAACTTGACAACCTCGGCTCACAGCGTTTGGCGTTTAGGACGAGCTTGGGGTCATCAAAGCATTCGGACGAACCCAAGGCACAAAGCGAACAAGACCGTCTGGCTGAGCGTAATCGTGAGAACCGGCGTCTGAACGCGGAGGCAGTACGGAAGGCCCAGTTGAAGGAGAAAGCCAAGTCAAAAGAGATTGAGGCAGCTCTTAAGCGTGGTGAGACATATCAAGGCGACATGTCGAGGCGACTACGGACCAAGGCCAAGTTTGTTCACGATGCTAATGAAAAGGTGGAACAAAAGTCAGCAGCCAATGGTAGTGGGGCCAGTACACCTGGAAACAACACATCAAAGCCGACGGCTAAATCTCAACTACTACCCCATCTGGTGAAGTTGCAAGAAGAGAAGCATAAGGAGAAGGGCATTCCGACAATCCACAAACCTCTGATGGACGACGACGTGATTGGGTCACTGGACCTGGATATTGATGTTGAAATTTGA
- a CDS encoding hypothetical protein (TransMembrane:1 (o321-338i)~BUSCO:41794at5125), whose protein sequence is MATQRRVLANKDAQSAAVPQAPWAVARPSLRDPSRRLPQAIAHRGAKVNWPENTMAAFRGAVTAGAHAIETDVHLSSDGIAVISHDPSLKRCFGVDARIAECSWEYLSTLRTVAEPHEPMPRLKDFLEWLAVPELEKIWVVLDIKLNDNPADLMAAIAKTLDSVQGPVSWDQRIVLGCWNASFLQAARSQLPTYPLAHISASLLYSHHFLKIPNLGFNLNQNTLVGPSGKLFLRGLQRTDKLLMTWTVNQPRRMEWCLRQNLGHPRLPNRNVQGPPLIDGVITDDPRLYLEVCQKFEDEMDGKLVRSNLPLAQKVKNKAETVAFVLVTQALMIVYHVVRRMQGKFDFLKDRRTLDKQ, encoded by the exons ATGGCGACGCAAAGACGAGTTCTTGCTAACAAGGATGCCCAATCAGCGGCTGTCCCTCAAG CGCCATGGGCCGTTGCACGTCCATCACTGAGGGATCCTTCCCGTCGACTTCCACAGGCGATTGCTCATCGCGGCGCAAAGGTCAACTGGCCGGAAAACACAATGGCCGCCTTCCGAGGTGCAGTTACAGCCGGGGCGCATGCTATAGAGACAGATGTGCATCTATCTTCTGATGGTATAGCTGTTATATCACAT GATCCATCGCTGAAGCGTTGCTTCGGGGTAGACGCACGTATTGCAGAATGCTCGTGGGAATATCTCAGCACTCTACGTACAGTAGCCGAGCCCCATGAGCCTATGCCGCGGCTTAAAGACTTCCTTGAATGGTTGGCCGTGCCCGAATTAGAAAAGATCTGGGTTGTTCTGGATATCAAG CTCAATGATAACCCTGCAGACCTAATGGCGGCTATTGCAAAAACATTAGATAGCGTCCAGGGGCCGGTGTCATGGGATCAGCGTATTGTACTTGGATGTTGGAAC GCTTCCTTCTTGCAGGCCGCACGTAGTCAACTCCCGACCTATCCTCTAGCTCATATCAGCGCCTCTCTCCTGTACTCACATCACTTCCTTAAAATCCCGAACCTCGGGTTCAATCTCAACCAAAATACCCTTGTTGGTCCCTCGGGCAAGCTATTCTTACGAGGGCTCCAACGAACTGACAAGCTTCTCATGACATGGACCGTCAACCAACCTCGTCGTATGGAATGGTGCCTCCGTCAGAATCTAGGTCACCCAAGGCTTCCTAATAGGAATGTACAAGGGCCGCCACTAATCGACGGTGTGATCACTGATGATCCACGTTTGTATCTCGAGGTATGCCAAAAGTTtgaggatgagatggatggcaAGCTCGTCAGGTCCAACCTGCCATTGGCTCAAAAGGTCAAAAACAAGGCCGAAACCGTCGCCTTTGTGCTAGTCACCCAAGCACTGATGATTGTCTACCATGTTGTGAGGAGAATGCAAGGCAAATTTGATTTTCTTAAAGACCGTCGGACGCTGGATAAGCAGTAG